Proteins co-encoded in one Bacillus sp. FSL H8-0547 genomic window:
- the recA gene encoding recombinase RecA, which produces MSDRQAALDMALKQIEKQFGKGSIMKLGEQTDRKISTSPSGSLALDAALGVGGYPRGRIVEIYGPESSGKTTVALHAIAEVQAAGGQAAFIDAEHALDPVYAQKLGVNIDELLLSQPDTGEQALEIAEALVRSGAVDILVVDSVAALVPKAEIEGEMGDAHVGLQARLMSQALRKLSGAISKSKTIAIFINQIREKVGVMFGNPETTPGGRALKFYSSVRLEVRRAETLKQGNEMVGNKTKIKVVKNKVAPPFRVAEVDIMYGEGISKEGEIIDLGTESDIVQKSGSWYSYNDERLGQGRENAKIFLKENPAIRLELQEKIRSHYGLDGDAAVPEEQDELNLLED; this is translated from the coding sequence GTGAGCGATCGTCAGGCTGCCTTAGATATGGCACTTAAACAAATAGAAAAACAATTTGGTAAAGGTTCAATTATGAAACTCGGTGAACAGACCGACCGTAAAATCTCTACATCCCCAAGCGGTTCGCTTGCGCTGGATGCGGCTCTTGGAGTAGGCGGCTATCCGCGCGGAAGAATTGTTGAAATTTACGGACCAGAGAGCTCAGGTAAAACAACTGTTGCCCTTCATGCAATCGCTGAAGTTCAGGCTGCAGGGGGACAGGCTGCATTTATTGATGCTGAGCATGCCCTTGATCCTGTATATGCCCAGAAGCTTGGCGTCAACATTGATGAGCTTCTTCTTTCCCAGCCGGATACAGGCGAGCAGGCCCTTGAAATTGCCGAAGCGCTTGTCCGAAGCGGAGCTGTAGACATTCTGGTTGTCGATTCAGTGGCTGCCCTTGTTCCTAAAGCAGAAATTGAAGGAGAAATGGGAGATGCACACGTAGGTCTGCAGGCGCGTCTTATGTCACAGGCGCTCCGCAAACTCTCCGGTGCGATCAGCAAGTCGAAGACCATTGCCATTTTCATTAACCAGATCCGTGAAAAAGTCGGCGTCATGTTCGGAAATCCTGAAACGACGCCAGGCGGACGCGCTCTTAAATTCTACTCTTCTGTCCGTCTTGAAGTGCGCCGTGCAGAAACACTTAAACAGGGAAATGAAATGGTCGGAAACAAAACGAAAATTAAAGTCGTCAAGAACAAGGTTGCTCCTCCATTCCGTGTTGCAGAAGTTGACATCATGTACGGAGAAGGCATTTCCAAAGAGGGTGAGATCATCGACCTTGGAACGGAAAGCGATATTGTTCAAAAGAGCGGCTCATGGTATTCATATAATGATGAGCGCCTGGGACAGGGAAGAGAAAACGCAAAGATCTTCCTTAAGGAAAACCCGGCCATTCGCCTTGAGCTTCAGGAGAAAATCCGCAGCCACTACGGATTAGACGGCGACGCTGCTGTACCTGAAGAACAAGATGAACTGAATTTGCTCGAAGACTAA
- a CDS encoding competence/damage-inducible protein A codes for MHMATKTEIIAVGSELLLGQIVNSNAQFISQQLAEDGINVYYHTVVGDNPGRLEQAVKTAQERSNIIVFTGGLGPTKDDLTKETIASMLGRKLTTDEEALRSIEDYFVKVNRPMSENNKKQALVIEGSDILRNEHGMAPGMAIQTDGIIYMLLPGPPSEMKPMFLKFGLPFFRKALGRNDKIISRVLRYFGIGESQLETDIQDLIDGQSNPTIAPLAGDGEVTLRLTARHQNEAEAVKLINDAEKAINERVGAFFYGYDQTTLAEELLRHLRQRGMTISAAESLTGGLFSDQLTAVKGTSDVFKGTIVCYTNEVKESMLGVSKETLEEHGAVSGQCALEMAEQIRKLTGSDIGISFTGIAGEEPVEGKKPGTVYIGLAVKGRQTETHQLLLAGSRNGIRKRTVKYGCHLAVKALTENTAE; via the coding sequence ATGCACATGGCTACAAAAACAGAGATTATTGCGGTTGGATCTGAATTGCTGCTCGGGCAGATTGTCAATTCAAATGCCCAGTTCATCTCTCAGCAGCTTGCAGAGGACGGGATTAACGTCTATTACCATACAGTTGTGGGAGATAACCCGGGCAGGCTTGAGCAGGCAGTAAAAACAGCACAGGAACGTTCAAACATCATCGTGTTTACTGGAGGTCTCGGTCCGACCAAGGACGACCTCACAAAAGAAACCATCGCAAGCATGCTCGGGCGAAAACTCACAACAGACGAGGAAGCGCTGCGCAGCATCGAAGATTATTTTGTGAAAGTAAACCGCCCCATGTCAGAAAACAATAAAAAACAGGCCCTTGTCATTGAGGGCTCTGATATTCTGAGAAATGAACATGGCATGGCCCCGGGGATGGCCATTCAAACAGACGGCATCATCTATATGCTTCTTCCCGGGCCTCCAAGTGAAATGAAGCCGATGTTTCTGAAATTCGGACTTCCTTTTTTCAGAAAAGCACTTGGCAGAAACGATAAAATCATCTCAAGAGTTCTTCGTTATTTCGGAATTGGGGAATCCCAGCTTGAAACGGATATTCAGGATCTGATTGACGGACAATCAAACCCCACCATTGCACCTCTTGCAGGAGACGGGGAAGTGACCTTAAGACTGACAGCACGGCACCAGAATGAAGCTGAAGCTGTCAAACTGATAAATGATGCTGAAAAGGCGATAAACGAAAGAGTCGGCGCGTTTTTCTACGGATATGATCAGACGACGCTTGCAGAAGAGCTATTAAGGCATCTGAGGCAGCGGGGAATGACCATTTCTGCAGCCGAAAGTCTGACAGGAGGGCTGTTTTCAGATCAGCTTACAGCAGTTAAAGGCACATCAGACGTTTTTAAAGGAACGATTGTGTGCTATACAAATGAAGTGAAGGAATCCATGCTCGGAGTATCGAAAGAAACGCTTGAAGAGCATGGTGCCGTAAGCGGGCAATGCGCGCTTGAAATGGCAGAGCAGATCAGAAAGCTGACAGGGAGCGATATCGGGATAAGCTTTACAGGCATAGCGGGCGAAGAGCCTGTTGAAGGAAAAAAACCGGGCACTGTTTATATAGGTCTTGCCGTAAAGGGCAGGCAGACAGAGACGCATCAACTCCTGCTTGCAGGAAGCAGGAACGGCATACGCAAACGAACAGTAAAATACGGCTGCCATCTTGCGGTTAAAGCTTTAACAGAAAATACAGCAGAATAA
- the pgsA gene encoding CDP-diacylglycerol--glycerol-3-phosphate 3-phosphatidyltransferase codes for MNLPNKITISRILLIPVFMVIMLAPFDWGTLYAGETSIPVTHLAGAILFIIASTTDWIDGYYARKLNMVTNLGKFLDPLADKLLVSAALIILVELGLAPSWIVIIIISREFAVTGLRLVLAGEGEVVAANMLGKIKTWAQIIAISALLLHNLPFSYLSLPFADIALWVALFFTVYSGWDYFAKNKAALLSSK; via the coding sequence ATGAACTTGCCAAATAAGATAACCATTTCAAGAATTCTTTTAATCCCGGTATTTATGGTGATTATGCTTGCGCCATTTGACTGGGGAACCCTGTATGCAGGAGAGACCTCAATTCCTGTCACTCATTTAGCAGGCGCGATCCTGTTTATCATTGCTTCAACAACTGACTGGATTGACGGCTATTATGCCCGGAAGCTGAACATGGTCACAAACCTCGGCAAATTTCTTGATCCGCTCGCTGATAAGCTTCTTGTATCAGCCGCACTGATTATCTTAGTGGAGCTTGGTCTTGCCCCTTCCTGGATTGTCATTATTATTATCAGCCGTGAATTTGCAGTGACCGGTCTTCGTCTTGTACTTGCAGGAGAAGGAGAGGTCGTTGCTGCGAATATGCTCGGTAAAATTAAAACATGGGCACAGATTATCGCCATCTCCGCTTTGCTGCTGCACAATCTTCCGTTTTCCTATCTGTCTCTTCCTTTTGCAGATATAGCGTTATGGGTTGCATTATTTTTTACTGTTTATTCCGGTTGGGACTATTTCGCCAAAAACAAGGCTGCCCTTCTTTCTTCAAAGTAA
- a CDS encoding RodZ family helix-turn-helix domain-containing protein, with product MSELGNRLKQAREERKLSLDDLQAITKIQKRYLLGIEEGNYGMMPGNFYVRAFIKQYAEAVGLDPEKIFDEYKNEIPIVHTEETIELSRVKTHKELPKSASKVLEFLPRILIVAVVILAAVIIWITVQNKPDSAGQADQPKQTSSGENEYDAIESPEEPKPKETDTGSAPAEEEKPAEEKPAEPASEIVFKETSGRKAVYELTKAEQFKLDVTSSGTTWIEIRNASGKKFFSGMLNKGKTESHDFTNETEAFIVIGNASAAQIKVNGKPVEYKIDPKKTVRQDMQIVYTKE from the coding sequence TTGAGTGAATTAGGAAATCGACTGAAACAGGCGAGAGAAGAGCGGAAACTAAGTCTTGACGATCTCCAGGCAATAACAAAAATACAGAAGCGCTATCTGCTCGGCATAGAAGAGGGAAACTACGGCATGATGCCGGGAAACTTTTATGTGCGTGCCTTTATTAAGCAGTATGCAGAAGCGGTCGGTCTTGATCCGGAGAAAATTTTTGATGAATACAAAAATGAAATTCCCATTGTTCACACAGAGGAGACGATTGAGCTCTCCCGCGTGAAAACACATAAAGAGCTGCCGAAATCAGCATCAAAAGTTCTTGAATTCCTGCCGCGGATTCTGATTGTAGCGGTCGTCATTCTTGCAGCGGTCATCATCTGGATTACTGTTCAAAACAAGCCGGATTCAGCAGGACAGGCAGATCAGCCAAAGCAGACATCAAGCGGCGAAAATGAATACGATGCCATTGAAAGTCCTGAAGAGCCTAAGCCAAAAGAAACAGATACAGGCAGCGCTCCTGCCGAGGAAGAAAAGCCGGCTGAAGAAAAACCCGCCGAACCGGCTTCTGAAATCGTATTTAAAGAAACATCCGGCCGGAAAGCTGTTTATGAATTAACGAAAGCAGAGCAGTTCAAGCTTGATGTGACCTCATCCGGGACAACCTGGATTGAGATTCGCAACGCATCCGGCAAAAAGTTTTTCAGCGGCATGCTGAATAAAGGGAAAACCGAGTCTCATGACTTTACAAATGAAACGGAAGCTTTCATTGTCATCGGAAATGCATCCGCTGCCCAGATCAAAGTAAACGGCAAACCAGTTGAATACAAGATTGATCCGAAAAAAACAGTGAGACAAGATATGCAAATCGTATATACTAAGGAATAA
- a CDS encoding YmfK family protein, protein MDMQEWYLEYEIQKNRPGLLGDISSLLGMLSINIVTINGVDDSRRGLLLKCTNNEQIQRLESILNTMDHIKVTKLRKPKLRDTLAVRHGRYIQRDADDKKTFRFVRDELGLLVDFLAELYKQEGHKLIGIRGMPRVGKTESIVASSVCANKRWLFVSSTLLKQTIRSQLIADEYSVDNVFIIDGIVSTRRGSEKHLQLVREIMRLSATKVVEHPDMFVQNTEYTLDDFDYIIELRNDPDEKITYEEAAGPQMFDESSFSGFDF, encoded by the coding sequence TTGGATATGCAGGAATGGTATTTAGAATATGAAATTCAGAAAAACCGTCCCGGGCTCCTCGGTGACATATCATCGCTTCTCGGGATGCTTTCCATTAATATCGTGACGATAAACGGTGTGGACGACAGCCGGAGGGGACTGCTGCTTAAATGCACGAATAACGAGCAGATTCAGCGGCTTGAATCCATTTTAAATACGATGGACCATATTAAAGTGACAAAATTAAGAAAACCGAAACTGAGGGATACACTTGCTGTCCGTCACGGAAGATACATACAAAGAGATGCGGATGACAAAAAAACGTTCAGGTTTGTCAGAGATGAACTTGGCCTGCTTGTTGATTTCCTTGCAGAGCTGTACAAGCAGGAAGGGCATAAGCTGATTGGAATCAGGGGCATGCCGAGAGTAGGGAAAACCGAATCTATTGTGGCATCAAGCGTGTGTGCGAATAAAAGATGGCTTTTTGTGTCGTCCACATTGCTCAAGCAAACGATCCGCAGCCAGCTGATTGCGGATGAATACAGTGTGGACAATGTGTTTATCATCGACGGGATCGTGTCGACACGCAGAGGCTCGGAGAAGCATTTGCAGCTAGTAAGGGAAATTATGCGGCTTTCAGCAACAAAAGTAGTGGAGCACCCTGATATGTTTGTGCAAAATACAGAGTATACACTAGATGATTTTGACTATATAATTGAACTTCGGAATGACCCGGATGAAAAGATTACATATGAGGAAGCAGCAGGGCCTCAAATGTTCGATGAATCGAGTTTTTCCGGGTTTGATTTTTAG
- a CDS encoding DUF3243 domain-containing protein: MSVLDNWDQWKNFLGDRLHHAEGDGMKQEAVGDLAYEIGDYLAKQVDPKNDQEKVLADLWSVASKDEQHAIANMMVKLVQNNGTR, encoded by the coding sequence ATGTCTGTTTTAGATAACTGGGATCAGTGGAAAAATTTCCTCGGCGACCGTCTGCACCATGCTGAGGGCGACGGAATGAAACAAGAAGCTGTAGGCGACCTTGCTTATGAAATCGGAGATTACCTTGCAAAACAGGTAGACCCGAAAAATGATCAGGAAAAAGTTCTTGCAGATCTTTGGAGCGTTGCTTCTAAAGACGAGCAGCATGCCATTGCGAACATGATGGTAAAACTTGTCCAAAATAACGGCACAAGATAA
- a CDS encoding SDR family oxidoreductase produces MKKTALITGASGGIGLATARKLASEGYDLILHYYRNKEPLERLKDDLPVQCRIVQADLSHPTGPDTLMEQGSAADLLILNSGKSRFGLMTDLNDDEIDELVQLHITSPYKIAQKAIPSMVLKKSGNIVVITSIWGEIGASCEVLYSMVKGGQNSFVKALAKELAPSGIRVNGVSPGAVKTKMLDEFTEEELDDLKEEIPLGRLGRPEEIADAVSFAASERASYITGQILSVNGGWHV; encoded by the coding sequence ATGAAAAAAACGGCATTGATTACGGGAGCAAGCGGAGGAATCGGTCTCGCGACAGCAAGAAAGCTTGCTTCTGAAGGATATGATTTAATCTTGCATTATTACCGGAACAAAGAACCGCTGGAGAGGCTTAAGGATGATCTGCCTGTACAATGCCGGATTGTACAGGCAGATCTGTCGCACCCAACAGGACCTGACACGCTTATGGAACAGGGAAGCGCTGCAGACCTTCTTATATTGAACAGCGGAAAGAGCCGGTTTGGCCTGATGACTGATCTGAATGATGATGAAATTGATGAACTCGTTCAGCTTCATATCACAAGCCCCTATAAAATTGCACAGAAGGCAATCCCTTCAATGGTACTCAAAAAAAGCGGAAATATTGTAGTGATCACGTCGATATGGGGTGAGATTGGCGCCTCATGCGAAGTGCTCTACAGTATGGTGAAGGGCGGGCAAAACTCGTTTGTAAAAGCCCTGGCGAAAGAGCTTGCACCATCTGGAATCAGGGTAAATGGGGTATCTCCCGGCGCAGTTAAAACGAAGATGCTCGATGAATTTACAGAAGAAGAGCTGGATGATTTAAAAGAAGAAATACCTCTTGGACGGCTCGGGCGGCCGGAAGAAATTGCGGATGCTGTATCTTTTGCTGCATCAGAGCGGGCAAGCTACATAACCGGTCAGATTCTTTCGGTTAATGGAGGCTGGCACGTGTAA
- a CDS encoding pitrilysin family protein: MAKSIKFDQLQEELFYEKMQNGLNVYVLPKKGFNKTYATFTTKYGSIDNEFVPLDQKDMISVPDGIAHFLEHKLFEKEDGDVFQDFSKQGASSNAFTSFTRTAYLFSSTSNVEKNLETLVDFVQDPYFTEKSVEKEKGIIGQEINMYDDNPDWRLYFGLIQNMFHKHPVGIDIAGTVESISKITKDLLYECYHTFYHPSNMLLFVTGPVDPESILSQIRDNQDKKDFKPPAEIKRAEVNEPDTVAKASEKLKMNVQSSKCLVGLKAKQADRSGEELMKHELSMNLILDMVFGKSSEKYTELYESGLIDDTFSYDYTEESGFGFAMIGGDTDRPDELADEIKETLLKAKRDGIPADRLENAKKKKIGSFLRAINSPEYIANQFTRYSFNEMNLFDVVPVLEQLTNDDIHSTLNEVVEEELFSVCQVVPK; the protein is encoded by the coding sequence ATGGCAAAATCCATAAAGTTTGATCAGCTGCAGGAAGAGCTGTTCTATGAAAAAATGCAGAATGGCCTGAACGTGTATGTTCTCCCTAAAAAAGGATTCAATAAAACCTATGCGACGTTCACTACGAAATATGGTTCGATTGACAATGAATTTGTACCCCTTGATCAAAAGGACATGATTTCTGTTCCGGACGGAATCGCTCATTTTCTTGAGCATAAACTTTTTGAAAAAGAAGATGGAGATGTTTTTCAGGATTTCAGCAAGCAGGGAGCCTCTTCAAATGCCTTTACATCTTTTACAAGGACAGCTTATTTATTTTCAAGTACTTCAAATGTTGAAAAAAACCTTGAAACCCTTGTTGATTTTGTTCAGGATCCCTACTTCACGGAAAAATCTGTCGAGAAAGAAAAAGGCATTATCGGCCAGGAGATCAACATGTATGACGATAATCCCGACTGGCGTCTGTATTTCGGGCTCATTCAGAACATGTTCCACAAGCATCCGGTCGGGATTGACATTGCCGGGACAGTAGAGTCAATTTCTAAAATAACGAAAGACCTTCTGTATGAGTGCTATCACACGTTTTATCATCCAAGCAATATGCTGTTGTTTGTCACAGGCCCTGTTGATCCGGAAAGCATTCTGTCGCAGATCCGGGATAATCAGGACAAAAAAGACTTTAAGCCGCCGGCTGAGATTAAACGGGCTGAAGTGAATGAGCCTGATACGGTCGCCAAAGCTTCGGAAAAGCTGAAAATGAATGTGCAGTCTTCAAAATGCCTTGTCGGACTGAAAGCAAAGCAGGCTGACCGCTCAGGGGAAGAGCTGATGAAGCACGAGCTGTCAATGAATCTCATTTTGGATATGGTGTTTGGAAAAAGCTCTGAGAAGTATACAGAACTGTATGAAAGTGGTCTGATCGATGATACATTCAGCTATGATTATACAGAAGAAAGCGGGTTTGGCTTTGCCATGATCGGCGGCGATACAGACCGTCCGGATGAGCTTGCAGACGAAATTAAGGAGACGCTGCTCAAGGCTAAGCGCGATGGTATACCTGCAGATCGTCTTGAAAATGCCAAAAAGAAAAAAATCGGCTCTTTTTTGAGAGCGATTAATTCACCTGAGTACATCGCAAACCAGTTCACACGCTATTCATTCAATGAAATGAATCTGTTTGATGTTGTGCCTGTTCTTGAGCAATTGACAAACGATGATATCCATTCTACGCTGAATGAAGTGGTTGAAGAAGAGCTGTTTTCTGTCTGCCAGGTTGTACCGAAATAA
- a CDS encoding pitrilysin family protein, whose translation MSYLNEQIETINGLTLHTVQTDKFKTNSLVFKMLAPLNEEDVTFRALLPYVLQRGTKTFPTSTELRKHLDELYGATLFVDLSKKGDHHIISIRIEVANERFLSDQTPLLEKAMKLLSEIVLSPVVKDSSFPDEIITQEKRTLKQRIQAVYDDKMRYSNLRLVQEMCKDEPYRLHVNGEIDHLDRITSESLYEYYKKALKEDKMDLYVTGDVSKEEVSKYTKQFFVFGENAHKSAEKSITEKRQSEPNEVIEKQDVKQGKLNIGYRTHCTYGDKEYYALQVFNGIFGGFSHSKLFINVREKESLAYYAASRVESHKGLLMVMSGIEFANFERAVTIIKEQMEAMKNGDFEEKEIDQTKAVIKNQLLETIDTSYGAVEVLYHNVISNIDEPFDKYLDGIEHVTKEDIVAAAGKIELDTVYFLTGKEEA comes from the coding sequence ATGAGTTATTTAAATGAACAAATCGAAACAATCAACGGCTTGACGCTTCATACCGTTCAAACGGATAAATTTAAGACAAATTCACTTGTATTTAAAATGCTTGCCCCGCTTAATGAAGAAGACGTGACATTCCGCGCGCTCCTTCCTTATGTTCTTCAAAGGGGGACAAAAACGTTTCCGACAAGCACAGAACTCAGAAAGCACCTTGATGAACTTTACGGTGCAACACTTTTTGTGGACCTGTCGAAAAAAGGCGACCATCATATTATTTCCATCCGCATCGAAGTTGCCAATGAACGCTTTTTGTCAGATCAGACTCCGCTTCTTGAAAAAGCGATGAAGCTTCTGTCTGAGATTGTGCTTTCTCCTGTTGTAAAAGATTCCTCCTTTCCTGATGAGATCATTACTCAGGAAAAACGGACGCTTAAGCAGCGGATCCAGGCAGTCTATGACGATAAAATGAGATATTCCAATTTAAGGCTTGTACAGGAAATGTGCAAAGATGAGCCGTACCGCCTGCATGTGAACGGAGAGATTGACCATCTTGACCGCATTACATCCGAGAGCCTTTATGAGTACTATAAAAAAGCATTAAAAGAAGACAAAATGGACCTCTACGTTACCGGTGACGTCTCGAAGGAAGAGGTAAGCAAGTATACAAAGCAGTTTTTTGTGTTTGGTGAAAACGCCCACAAATCAGCTGAGAAATCCATCACCGAAAAAAGACAGTCTGAACCAAATGAAGTGATTGAAAAGCAGGACGTGAAGCAGGGCAAGCTGAATATCGGCTACCGCACCCATTGTACTTACGGGGATAAAGAGTACTATGCACTTCAGGTTTTCAACGGAATTTTTGGAGGGTTTTCCCACTCAAAACTGTTTATTAATGTCCGCGAAAAAGAAAGTCTCGCTTATTATGCCGCCTCAAGAGTCGAAAGCCACAAGGGACTTCTGATGGTCATGTCAGGCATTGAATTTGCAAACTTTGAACGGGCCGTAACCATCATTAAAGAACAAATGGAAGCGATGAAAAACGGTGATTTTGAAGAGAAGGAAATTGATCAGACAAAAGCGGTTATAAAAAATCAGCTTCTTGAAACAATTGATACGTCATACGGAGCTGTAGAAGTGCTGTATCACAACGTCATTTCGAACATTGACGAGCCTTTTGACAAGTACCTGGATGGAATCGAGCATGTAACAAAAGAAGATATTGTTGCAGCTGCGGGGAAAATTGAACTTGATACGGTGTACTTCTTAACGGGAAAGGAGGAGGCTTAA
- a CDS encoding ABC transporter permease, with the protein MSILHVLELIIPTALFVAAPLIFTALGGMFSERSGVVNIGLEGLMVIGAFVAIVFNLTFADQFGDATPWLSILAALAAGALLSVLHAVASITFRADQVVSGVAINFLAIGLALFLVKLFYDKGQTDRITESFNKIDIPVLSDIPVIGPLFFSNGYITTYIAIFTAFAVWFVMYKTPFGLRLRAVGEHPMAADTMGINVTKMRYIGVILSGAFAGVGGAVYATIIARDFSHATISGQGFMALAALIFGKWHPLGAMGAAIFFGLAQGLSVIGGQLPLLEDIPTMYLLITPYVLTILALTGFIGRADAPKALGTPYEKGKR; encoded by the coding sequence GTGAGCATACTTCACGTGTTAGAACTCATCATCCCAACGGCTTTATTTGTTGCTGCTCCGCTTATTTTCACGGCACTTGGAGGCATGTTCAGTGAACGTTCAGGCGTTGTTAACATCGGTCTTGAAGGATTAATGGTCATCGGAGCATTTGTCGCCATCGTATTCAATTTGACATTTGCCGATCAGTTCGGGGATGCAACACCGTGGCTTTCTATTCTTGCAGCGCTTGCAGCAGGTGCTTTGCTGTCTGTGCTTCATGCAGTAGCATCCATCACATTCCGGGCAGATCAAGTAGTAAGCGGGGTTGCCATAAACTTCCTTGCTATCGGCCTGGCGCTATTCTTAGTAAAGCTTTTTTATGATAAAGGGCAGACAGACCGGATTACAGAAAGCTTCAATAAAATCGACATCCCAGTATTAAGTGATATCCCGGTTATCGGACCTCTTTTCTTCTCAAATGGCTATATCACAACGTATATTGCCATCTTTACGGCTTTTGCTGTTTGGTTTGTTATGTACAAAACGCCGTTTGGACTGCGCCTCCGTGCTGTCGGTGAGCATCCGATGGCGGCAGACACGATGGGAATTAACGTTACGAAGATGCGCTATATTGGTGTCATTCTGAGCGGTGCGTTCGCAGGTGTGGGCGGAGCCGTTTACGCAACCATTATTGCCCGCGATTTCAGCCACGCGACAATCAGCGGCCAGGGCTTCATGGCGCTTGCTGCCCTGATCTTCGGAAAGTGGCATCCCCTTGGCGCCATGGGAGCGGCCATCTTCTTCGGACTTGCTCAAGGTCTGAGCGTTATCGGCGGACAGCTTCCTCTTCTTGAGGACATTCCGACTATGTATCTTCTGATCACACCTTATGTGCTCACTATTCTTGCGCTAACAGGATTTATCGGACGCGCAGATGCACCAAAAGCACTTGGAACACCTTATGAAAAAGGAAAAAGATAG
- a CDS encoding ABC transporter permease produces the protein MNLTRYFNIIVPAIAVLLGLICGAVIMLITGYDPVAGYAALWNGIFGETYYIGETIRQLTPYILAGLAVAFAFRTGLFNIGVEGQLIVGWFAAVWVGVAFELPKIIHLPLAILAAALAGALWGFIPGLLKARFKVHEVIVTIMMNYIALYLTNHLIQYVLSDKGDKSETIFASASLSSPLFQELTDYSRMHYGIFLALIGALVMWFLLEKTTKGYELRSVGFNQNAAQYAGMNVSRNIILSMVISGAFAGIAGAMEGLGTFQYVSVKNGFTGVGFDGIAVALLGGNTAIGIIFAAALFGGLKVGALNMPSEAGVPYELVEIVIALIILFVASSYFIRWILLRFKKEGK, from the coding sequence ATGAATTTAACACGCTATTTCAACATCATTGTACCCGCCATTGCGGTTTTGCTCGGTCTAATTTGCGGTGCAGTCATTATGCTTATAACCGGATATGATCCGGTTGCAGGATACGCAGCTTTATGGAACGGTATATTCGGCGAAACGTATTACATCGGCGAAACAATCCGCCAGCTGACTCCTTATATTCTTGCAGGTCTTGCTGTTGCTTTTGCTTTCAGGACAGGCCTTTTCAATATCGGAGTAGAAGGACAGCTGATTGTTGGCTGGTTTGCAGCTGTATGGGTCGGGGTAGCATTTGAGCTGCCGAAGATCATCCATCTGCCGCTTGCGATACTCGCTGCAGCTCTTGCAGGGGCGCTTTGGGGATTCATTCCGGGTCTTTTAAAAGCCCGTTTCAAAGTGCATGAGGTTATTGTAACGATTATGATGAACTACATTGCGCTTTATTTAACGAACCATTTGATTCAGTATGTTCTTTCAGATAAAGGGGATAAGTCAGAAACCATCTTCGCGTCTGCTTCACTCAGCTCGCCTCTTTTTCAGGAACTAACGGATTATTCAAGAATGCATTACGGGATATTCCTTGCATTAATCGGTGCTCTTGTTATGTGGTTCCTGCTTGAGAAAACGACGAAGGGCTACGAGCTCAGATCTGTAGGCTTTAACCAGAATGCAGCACAGTATGCAGGAATGAACGTCAGCAGAAACATTATCCTGTCCATGGTTATTTCCGGAGCATTTGCAGGGATAGCTGGAGCAATGGAAGGCCTTGGGACGTTCCAGTATGTATCTGTGAAAAATGGATTTACCGGAGTAGGATTTGACGGAATCGCTGTTGCGCTTCTTGGAGGAAATACTGCGATCGGCATCATTTTCGCTGCAGCGCTTTTCGGCGGACTGAAAGTCGGGGCGCTGAATATGCCGTCTGAGGCAGGGGTTCCATATGAGCTTGTTGAGATCGTCATCGCTCTGATCATCCTGTTCGTTGCTTCAAGCTACTTTATCCGCTGGATACTGCTGCGTTTCAAAAAGGAGGGGAAATAA